Part of the Phocoena phocoena chromosome 8, mPhoPho1.1, whole genome shotgun sequence genome, GAAACATCAAAACTGAATTTTAACAATGTGCAAAAATGAGTAGGAAGACGCAGCTCCCAATCTATCACCCACCTGGTGACCAGGCCAGCCTCCCGTTGTTCTACCCAAGGGACAGGCCTGGATAGATCTCACGCAGGAACACCCACGTCCTGGGAATCCTGGAAGGAACCATAAAACTCCATCATCTTTACTTTGGCTGGAATAACAGTTTAACAGGTAGCCCTGTTCACCTCAGGCTGAGCAGGAGCTCTGAGTGATCTGTTTTGTCTTCTTTGACTGATAAGACACTTAGAAATTATTTCTTTGCATGCTTGGTTTGGTAGAGAAAAGGTTTCAAGGCATGGACCCTAGTGGGGAATGATACCAGATGCTCAGCAAGTGGACATTATTAAATTCATTGGTTTATATGACCCTGGTAATCTTTCcttacaaaaggaaggaaaattaacaTGGTTAAGATGCATTCCGTCTCTTACTCATTCGACCAACATGAATTGAACCCCCTCTCTGTCCCCTCTCTACTCCCACCTCTAGCCAGAAATAAAAACCTGCACAGCCTGCAGGCTGAATCCAGCACACAGTTAGTTGTTTGAGGTTTGGCTCACACTATGTTTtttgaaaaacacacaaaaaattagtCGCTAACATTTAAAATCAGGGGATTTGACATAAATATCCAGACTTCTAACTTCTCTTGAAAATTTGCCAACCAGCCGCTGGTGGGAGCTGAGGAGCGACTGCCCCCAGTGGTAGGGCATGTGCTGCCCTGTGTCCCTGATGCACGCCCAGCCCTTCCATTCATTTCTCTTGCCTCCTGGGTCGTGAGTTTGTGAGAACTGCCCTAGACTGCTAGCTCCCTGAAGATAAGGACCTCCTGTGTCTTACTTGACTTTGACTTTCCAGCATCTGACCTAGATCCCAGCACACAGGGTCCTCCGTGTATGTTTGTTGGACGATATAAAGGATCTTGTGGACGCGTGCACCACATTTCTCCCAATAGTGAAACTGTGCGACTGTGGTACTACTCTAGCCCAGACCTCTGATGCAGACTGGCATCACAGGTGCCCCTGATCTGTGCCATCTGTCCCACTACCTAAAACCACTCGCATGTCACTGGGCTGCCCCTAAAGTCTTCACTTTGCCATTTGAACTCTTTTCCTCCTAGCGATCTCTTCTCCACCTGAGGACAGCAACGCACCCTTCATGACCACATGAGATCACGAATGTCAAGCATTCCTCTAGTAGTATTTACTTTTATCACGTTGTTAGCAGTGTTTCATCTCCAAGTCGGAAACAGTCTCCCCACTCTTAGTCCATGCGGTTCAGTTGGTTTTTCAGCCAAGCCCCAAAGAAGAGATTACAGTAGAAATCTCTGTATTCTGAGAATTTTCCAAGTCCACTCCCCACAGACACTGATGGAGGTAAAGATTTTATCGAGAGCTTCATATTTCTGATCAGATCCATTAATGGCCTAAAGGGGACAATTAGGGCATGTCAGAGCGTATATAACTAGGAGCCCCTGGCCACCACTGCATGCTCAGAACTCACTCTTTCCTGAGTACTTGGACCCAGGAAAGAAGCATGAAGTGGCTTGGGATCCTTGGGCTGGTGGCCCTCTCAGAGTGCCTAGTCATGTAAGTGCGGGGACTGTAAGCGGCATCATCTCTCTTTCTGGAGTCTTCCTTGTCCTCTTATTCTTCTACCCATCAGGGTTAGAAGGGAATGTAATCATTCCCTGACACTCTTGAAGTTCAACTCTCACTTATTGATGAGTACCGTGCCATGGGCAACATGGGGCCCAAGGGTCTTGGGGTAGGCCTGCAGGGCTGCACAACTCTGGGGGTGCCAGTCACATCATGACTTATGTGAAAATGGCACTCCTTGAGATTGCTCAGTGCACAACTTGTGCAACTGTAAGTGTGGCCCTATGGAACAGCAGTTCTCCTATATTGGTTTCTAGGatttctctctgctctctctgcatttctgtgtgtatgtgtctgtgtcttcttctctgtatctctctCCTTTATCTCTCCACCCCCTTTGGATGTCTCTGTGCATGCAAAACTctgagttttcagttttttgttttgttttttctactttgaCTCTTCCTTGTTTCTCTAGCTTCTTAATTTCCCTAATTTATTCCCCATCTCCTGGCTTCCTCTCTCACCCCTCTCTTCTGCTTGAGCCCTGGAGAAAGATCTGGAAGGCGACTTCTAGGCTGATTTACCTCTAACAAGCAGTGTGACCACAGCCAAGTCACAAACTCCCTGCATTTCAAATTCCTCCCCTGTAAAAAGAGGGTAATGATCCCGCTTCGGACTCCTTCCCAGAACTTCTTAGAAAAAGATACAGTGGGATGGCAATAGCAATGGGAATGGCTGTCATTGCTGACACTTCTTACATACCAGGTACATTATATACATCATCTCACTTAACACCCAAAACATTCTATACGGATGATAGGAGTTATATTCTACCTTTTTACCTACCGAGGGGGAAACTGAGATTCCAAATGGTCATATGGCTTACCCAAGTTTACACAACAGTACCTGTATTCAGACCTAGGTCTTTGTCATGGTCTTTTCATGGCATCCTGATAATGAGAGGACACTCATAAAAATGCTTGGAAAATACACAGTGCCATTACAATGCAAGGTATGACAGTCATACTATAACACAGACAGCTGATTGCTGacccttctttgtttccttttcccaaTCCTCGGTGAAAGGATCCCTCTAACAAAGATGAAGACCATGCGAGAAACCCTCAGGGAAAAAAGCTTGCTGACAAACTTCCTGGAGAGGAACACTGGTAACAGGTCCCAGAATCGCGCCTATTACCCGAAAATGACTTTTCATCCCCTGAGGAACTACCTGGATGTGAGTGTGTTGGGCGGATGGCACTCTACAGCGCCTCCTGGTTCTCTGGCCTGGCACTGGGGTTCATCTGGAGGCGCCAGGCGGTGTGGTGGGGCTAGGGCTCCTGCAGGAAGCAGAAACGCTGGGGAATACGGACCCCATTCCCAGAGAAGAGGGCACTCTCATCCTCAACTCTTGGTCGGTGGTAACTGGGCTCAGCAATGACCGGGTGGCAGGTAAACGCCCATTTCTTGCCAAAGATATGTCATTAGTTTGAGGGAGATTGTTCCTCCTGAACTAAGGGAGCCACTGAGCCACAGATAAAAGGTGAGCCGTGTCTGATCGAAAGATAAAGCCAACTGCAAATCAAGATTGAAACCCCAGGCAGACAAAGGTCAGCCTCCACAGATCCAAGAAGGACACCAGTAAAAAGTTACTGAGCCCCTATGGCCTGTGACGCCATAAAAATCTAACACTATGGTTATTGTTATTGATCTTAAAAAAAGGTCTCGTCCCTTCCTCAAGAATGCATAGGACAGGCTGAGTGATAGGCACAGAGTAAATACATGTCAATGAAAGGGCCAGCAGCGTCGTGGTGATAGGACGTGGTCTCAGTTTAGAGGAAGTGGCCTGGGGTGACCTAGGAGGGCCAACTGGAGAAAGAAACAGGCTGGGCCTGAAAGGGGAGACCGGAGAGCTTCTCAAATGAACGCAGCAGGACTCGCCTGgaggtccagtgcttaagactctgcgcttccactgcagggggaccgggttcgatccctggtcagggaactaagagcccgcatggaggaaaaaaaagaaaaaaattaaatgaaggcACCGGTCTGAGCAGAGGCTGTGAGGTGGGGCGGTTGGAAAGTGATCTCAGGAGACACGGGACACCTCGAGGGAAGCAGTACTCCGGGAATCGAGGGCGGCCAGGGCAGCCAGGTCTGAccacaccacccctccccggCCCCTGTAGCTAGCCTATGTCGGCAACATCAGCATTGGAACGCCCCCTCAGCAGTTCAAGGTCCTCTTTGACACCGGCTCAGGTGACCTGTGGGTGCCTTCCATCTACTGCTACAGTCGCCCCTGCCGTGAGTACCTGCCCCCCTGCCCATCTTGtactccccttcccacccccttctCCGTCCTTGGCACCTGACGGACACACATCTCTTGTGTCCGCAGGTACACACAAGCTTTACAACCCTCACACGTCCACCACCTTCCGGCTCTGGGGCCAGCCCGTCGACCTCATCTACGGCTCCGGGAGGATCATTGGATTTCTTAGCTACGATACTGTTCGGGTAACTGGAAACCAGAAGCCGAGTCAGGGCTGGCCCTGGGATCAACCGCAGCTTACAAAACAGATGCAGGGCCAACTGGGAGGGCCCGTCTTTCCCAAAGTCCCCTAGTGGCTGGCCGCCCACCCCACAGTGTTGTGTCGCTGGGGAGACAGTGGCCCTGCTGACACACAAACTCCCAGAATGGCTGAGCCAGAGAGTGGCTTGGGGTGTGGATTTGCAGCTCCTTTGCCCATGAGCAGCTCAGGGTTCATTttgctgggagcagggagagaggggaaaaaagcaccCACTCTTATATCCTCAGGCTGTGCCAGGTACTTTCACGGTAATAACTCGTTTACTCCTGCAGCAACCCCACATAGCAAATGCTATGATTAGCTCTACtatacagatgagggaactgaggtgcAGAAAGCCAGGGCCTTGCCAAGGTCAGGCATCAGGTAAGCGGTGGAGCTGGGCTGGCCAGTCAGGATTCATGCAGGTGTGCGGTATTTGGAGAGAGGATAAAACTGATCTTGGGCGGTTGAGGGGAACTGAGGGCTTCGGAAATCCAGACAGGGAAAGCAGGGGGCCACAGATGTGGGAAGGGCCTGATAAATGTGGGCCCCTAAGAGGGGGCCTTTGAGTGTCTTATAAAACGTATTGCCTGCATCCCCCAAAGGGcctgagttctctctctctctctctgtctccacctctctctctcacacacacacacacacacacacacacatgcacacacacatccccaaAGCGTGTTTCCCAGGCAGAATTTTCATAAGTACCCTGGCAGCGACATTGTAAAATGGGCTTCTGTCTTCCTGGGCGGATGCAAATTCCACGATGCACTGCCATGAATTCAGTCCATTTCTGTCATCAGATCATAGTGATGCCAAAGACAAGACCATCCTGCTCTCTGCTCGTTGCGCTCCAGTGGGAACCATTTGGTCCTGTTGGAAGCATGTGGCCAGTTTCACTCACTTCGCATGGTGTTTGCAGGACGGGCAGCGATGGTTAAAAGCCACAGCCCAGCACAAAGGGAGCCCAAATGCCAGTCCCAGCTTGGTCTAACTATCTGAGGTCAACCCAGGGCACAGCCAGGCCGCAGTTCTTTTCTGCGGTGCTCATGGCGTCTCCATCCCAGCCCAGTCCCAGCCCCACTTCCCAAACCTTTATGTGGGAACACTCTCCTCTCCCACAGATCGGGAAACTTATTGACATGGGCCAGCCGTTTGTCCTGAGCAAGGCACAGTATGGGATGGAGCATGCACCCTTTGATGGCATCCTGGGCTTGGGCTACCCCAGCCTCGCCACCCAAGGGACCACCCCCATCTTCGACACCCTGAAGAGACGAAGTCTCATTCCTCAGGCAGTCTTTGCCTTCTACTTGAGCAGGTAAGTCCAAACTGCACAAGCCCTCTCTCTAAGTCAGCTGTAAGATGCTTTCAGTTGCATCAAAACTTGTAGCCCACCTGATTCAGAAGTTTCCTGAGAGACAGTCTAGCCCGGGATAACTATGGCCCCAGGGCCACATCTGGCCCTGCCActggtttttgtaaataaagttttatgggaacaCAAGCATGCTCATGGGCTCAGGGGCAGCAGCTTGGTCCAGGGGAtgtgaagggaagagggagagccGTGGAAGGTGTCAGGATACAGGTTGGAGGAAAAGGCAACAACAGGATGTGCTGATGGATTTCAtatgggaggaaggagagggatggcGGGAACATTTTACCAGGAGCCCAGAAGCAGCTACACAATTCGCAGGCACCAGCGCAAAATGAAAACGTGGGACGTCTTGTTCCAAAAGGatcaggaggggcttccctggtggcacagtggttgcaagtccgcctgccgatgcaggggacgcaggttcatgccccggtccgggaagatcccacatggcgcggagtggctgggcccgtgagccatggccgctgagcctgtgcgtccggagcctgtgctccacaatgggagaggccacaacagtgagaggcccgcgtaccgaaaaaaattaaaaaaaaaaaaagtattaggaaTTTCAAGACAGGGATAGCAGAGGCTCAGGGCCCTGCTGAGTGTGAGGCCCCATGGATGGCACAGGTCACACACGCTGGTGAAGCCAACCCTGGGTGAGCCTGAGCCCACACCCTTGGCACCCTCAGACCTCGGTTTTTCTGAACAATGACAGGCTAGGCAAGGGGGCAGCCAGACCCCTCCGGCACGGTGTCCTCTGAGGGTATCTCTGAGCACTCTGGTTGCTGGGGGGGACCGGGCTCTCTTCAGATGGGTGGGTGGTCGGAACCCAGCCAGGCTGCCCAGCTTCGAACCCCTTCTGTGCCACTCACTAGTCGGTGACCCACCTCGGACAGGTCCTCAATCCCTCCGGGCCTCAATTTCcgtctctgtaaaatggggaccctAATAGTGCCTCGGATGGGTGGAGAAGCACAGCCCTCAGTCAGTGTCTGCCGTTATTCTCCTACAACGAGCCCTCcgtcttccttctctcctcagcCGAAAGGAGAATGGCAGCGTGTTGATGTTGGGTGGGGTGGACCACAGATACCACAAAGGAAAGCTCCAGTGGATACCAGTGTCCCAAACCCACTACTGGCAGATAACCATGAACCGGTAAGCCTCTCCCTCTGAGGGCCACCCCAAGTGATGCTCCCACACGCGCACACggacacacgcagacacacaaaTAAACGCACagacacacagtcacacacacagatatacgcTCCACCTCCAAAGACACACGTATAAACACACGCACaggcacacagatacacacaaaaacacacacagatacacacaccaCCCGTGTGTTCATAATCACCCCAGACCCCTGACCAGGGCTCTGACCAGGGTCCTGAACAGGGTTCAGAGAGACGTGTACAGCCCAAGAGGGCTGCACCCACTACGCTGTAAGGCCGGGAGCACGGTTTGAAGACCCTAAAGTGCAGTGAAAAGAGGATCGGGGAGGATTTCACCAGCCTGAACAGCGTTGTGATAAGTTGACCAGCTGTCTAGGGCTACCCGGGACCCAGGGAGCTCTCACTACACAAAACTACCAGTTTCAAAACAGGGAAAGTCCTGGACAAACCAGGAAAACTGGTTTCCTTAGGGAGAAACTCCCCAGCAGTGGAGAGAGGTTGGCTGCATTCTTGAGACCTGAAAGCAACTCATACAAAGAGACACTCCCCCCACCCATAGCCACCCCCCATCCCGGGCACAGAGTGGGGCGGGGGCTGTGACAGAGAGAATCAGGAAGCCGGGATCCAGGAGTGGCCTGAGAACAAGGGGCTATAATTGACGGGATTCTGAGTGATACCCTCAGACAAAAGCTTACGTGTCCTTTGGAGGCCCCCTGGGCTAGCTCAGGCATCGCCTGGCTGGGGCCCTCAGTGTCTGAGCTGTGTGAGTGGGCCATGCTGGGAGACAACCTCTCCCAGGGCAGCCTGTGTCTCCGACACCCCTGCTGTCAGCATCTGCTGCCCCGGGGAACCCCCATCTTCACTGTGTGGGTTGACCCGTTATCGGTCACACAGCACATACAGGGCTCTGGTTGTTCCTCATccactttttcattcattcattcattcaacaaacatacaTGGTGCAtccactgtgtgctaggcacttgaGAGAGGCACTGAGGCTACTTGCCCTTACGTGTAGTAAGGCAGACGTACATGAAACGAGTCACACACATAATAATGAATTTCCACTTCGGGACATGCTAGAAATGAGGAGGAGTCTACAGAGAGTGACCAAGACAGGAGCCTGATCTAGCCTGGGGGGGAAGACTTCCCTGAAAAAGAGACAAGTAAGCTGGAACCTGGAAGATGAGGAGAAATTAGCTAGACAAAGGGGATGGGGGTCTTCTAGGAAGGGCGACCAGCACATGCCAAGGCCCTGAGGCACCAAAGAGCCTGACGCACTCAGGAGCTGAAAGGAAGTCAGCGAAGGTTAGGTGAccagagcaaaggaaaacagagccAGGGCGTGAGCTGAAGGGAGACAGTCAGGGAGGGGGGCGGTCATGGGGGGAGACTTCACAGTGATCCTGGTGTCCACTCTGTCCCACTGTCTCCCAGAGTCACCGTGAACGGTGTGGCTTTTGGTTGTTCCCGCGGCTGCCAGGCCATTGTGGATACCGGGACCTCGTTCCTAGTTGGCCCAAGTAGAGTGGTCACCGCCCTCCGACGGCTCATCGGCGCCCGCCTTGTCGATAATGAGGTGAAGGGTCACGCCACGGGGTCACTCCGGGGCTCTCCACGCACCAGGGATCACCTGGGCcaacctctctccctcttcctctgacAGTATACAGTTTCATGCAGCTACGTGCCTCGCCTGCCTACCATCATCTTCAGCATCAACGGCAACAACTACCCGGTGCCCCCGCAAGCCTACATCAGAAAGGTGAAGGGCCAGCCCTGGTGCAATTGCAGGAACCCTTGGGCTCCTGCTTGCGGGAGGGCGCCCTCTGCAGGCCAAGCCACACCATTGCAGATGCCACGGAGCCCCTGTGGCTGGGCCAGTGCCTCCCACAAACCCAACCACTTGAGAGTAAGGGGCAGTCTGGGACTTCCATCATCCTGAAATAAATGGAACACTACCGCGTGCCGGCCTGCTGCGAGGCACAAGGAGAAGGGAACACTAAGGgcctctgccctcaaagagcttcagTTCAACCTGAGCCCTCAGATAGATGAACACGGAAAGTCAGCTCTAGCAATCCCTGCAATAGGCCAAGTGACGAGTGGGGTGGGTGGGCACAGTCTCAGTGTGTTGTCCCACCATAATGGTTAacggtctccctcccacctcgaAGGTGTCCTGGTTTGGATGACAAATTACATGGCGACCCTCGTCCTCACCTGCAACTTCCCCTTGCTAAGCCCCAGTTCCCACTCCGTGAGTTGGGGTACCAGACCCCTCTGTGGGGAGGCTGCATGCCCCCGTGAATTAAGGGGTGCACAGTGACCGCACAGCCCTCGCACAGGCTTGAGGCTTAATGTCAGCTCCCTATGGGAGTTCAGAGGAGGCTGATGGGCTCAAAGACGGCTTTGAGGAAGAAAGGGAATTTCAGTCATTCTAAACCCCCAGCCTTATGGAGGCTCGAGGAGGCCTGCATGGGTCCAGGCGAATCTCCACTGGACTGATGAGGGCTGTACACAAGGGAGCACCAGGGTGAGTCACCCAACCCGGCCTGGAGTGGCCAGGGAGGGCGAGCGTGGGGCCCGGAAGCCTTCCTAGAGGGGCTGAGCGCAGCCTCTAAGAACGGGTcgtggggaagagggagaagcaAAGGCATTCCCTGCAGAGGAAACGGCGAGCAGGGTCAGAAGGAATGAGGGGAATTACAGGCCATCCTTGCTCttgtttaacattttattcaagtatagttgatatacagtgttgtgttaatttctgctgtacagcaaactgactcagttatacatgtatttgtatcctttttcttcttctttgccaCTACAGTTTATCACGGGATCTTGAATTGAGCTCCCTGGgctctacagtagggccttgtttacCCATCCTCTCTATAGTGCTTTgcatatgctaatcccaaactcccgtcCTCCCCTCCCCTAGCCCATCTCCCTCATGGCAACCACATGCCTTGGCCGTTCTTGGTCCTGGATGGGCACCCCACTTCCGCAGCTGCTGAGAGAGCCCCTTGGTTCTTACCAAAGGAGGGAAATAAAACCGAGAAGCTGCCGGCTCCGGGTGCTGAGAGGGTGGCAGGTAAGGGCTCATGCTGACTGGTGTGCATTTCGTCTCCCCCAGAGCCTTCGGGGCATATGTCTCAGCAGCTTGGCAGGGGGCACAGAGTACCTGAGCCGCTCGGAGACTTGGATCCTGGGCGACGTCTTCCTGAGGCTGTATTTCTCGGTTTACGATCGGAGAAACAACAGGGTTGGCCTGGCTCCCGCAGTGTAAAGGCTGGGGCCGCTTCAGCAGTCAGGCCCCCTccaaacacacactcactcacacgtAGGGCACTCCCACCCACGGATGGCGGTGGACTGTGGTGCTCTGCAAAGCCCCATTCTCAGCAAAGAATAAAAGTTTCCATTCTCAACGGTGCTAAAACAAATGAGTGCCTCTCTTTGGGTCGGGGAGGTACATCATGATCGGGCAGGATCTGAACCACAAGTGAGAGGAGCCCAACTGCAACTGGCTTCAAGGAAAGGGGAGACTGACTGGAAGGACACTGGGGATCCGGGACACAGGAACCACAGCAGATGCGAAGATCTCAGTGACTGGACCCAAGAAATcagctccctctttctctccctcactctttCCCGTCTCTCATCTTTGATTCTCTTAGCCTGACCACTTTCTTCCCTCACACTTCTACACATATATCCCTAACGCGTCTAATCCCTAAGGAAAGAAGCTCAGAAAAACCTCAGGCTACCAAGGAGGGCTCTGATTGGGCCACCTCAGATCACGGGTCCAGCCCTGGAGCAACAATCCTGGCGGGGGGGCTTGGGGCTACTATGATTGGCTTTCCTTGATCACGTGGCCCTGCCCAACGTGATTGACAGTCTCCTCCAGCACCACGTGACTGCAGCTGGGGCGAGGCAGCCCCCAAGGAAGTGGCCGGGAGTGTTCTAGACAGTGGAAGAGTTTGTGATGGCCCCCACCAACTCCGCCCCCTCCTCTTTCAGAGGGATGGTAACGGGTAATAAAAATACCTTCTACCCTTCCCATCTCACAGGACCTTTGGCAGTGGCCTGCTCCAGGGGGGTTCTGGGTGAGGCCCTTCAAGCTGAGATGGTTCCCGtttgtccccccaccccagtaaCCGGCTCTCTGCCACCCACACCTGCAGTGTCCGTTCTAGTCTAGTCTAGGCTTCAGGGGGGTGAAAGAGGACTGGTTGCAGAGCTGATAAAGGGGGAAAAGGTGAGAGcagaaatggcatttttttttaaacagcaaataTCATGCACTGGGCTTAATGGAGACTCAAGTGAACAGTTTGTCAAACTCATTTCCCAAGTGGTCTTCATGGAACCATAAGCAATGTCTGTGTGGGGGAGAAACTACCAATAAGAGTAAGAATAATAGCTCTGGTTAATTACATACGCATTTCACTGTCTCCCCATGAGCCCCTGCGGGGCATGACCCCCACTGTACAGATGAAGGAAGTCTCCTCCAATCTTCTGGCTCCAGTAGTGGTTACAGGCACATCGTAGGgcctcaataaatacatgttgaataaatgaatggatgaattagtAGATGCTTCCACTAGAAC contains:
- the LOC136126354 gene encoding pregnancy-associated glycoprotein 2-like, whose protein sequence is MKWLGILGLVALSECLVMIPLTKMKTMRETLREKSLLTNFLERNTGNRSQNRAYYPKMTFHPLRNYLDLAYVGNISIGTPPQQFKVLFDTGSGDLWVPSIYCYSRPCRTHKLYNPHTSTTFRLWGQPVDLIYGSGRIIGFLSYDTVRIGKLIDMGQPFVLSKAQYGMEHAPFDGILGLGYPSLATQGTTPIFDTLKRRSLIPQAVFAFYLSSRKENGSVLMLGGVDHRYHKGKLQWIPVSQTHYWQITMNRVTVNGVAFGCSRGCQAIVDTGTSFLVGPSRVVTALRRLIGARLVDNEYTVSCSYVPRLPTIIFSINGNNYPVPPQAYIRKSLRGICLSSLAGGTEYLSRSETWILGDVFLRLYFSVYDRRNNRVGLAPAV